The sequence AGAGCTTGGCGGTTTCGCCGGGCTCGTAGGATTGCTTGTCGGTATAGCCGTCGTAGATGGCGATATGCGGCTTGGGCGTCGGGCCGGGCGACGGCGAAGGGGAGGGGCTGGGTAGCGGCTTCGGCGGCGCACTACCGCCGCCGCCCCCTCCGCACGATGCCACGCCCACGCCGAGCGCGGAGATGATGAAACGACGACGATTATTGTTTTTCATGTTTTATAAATTATTTAGTCGGGCGCCGGATTTATAAATGGCGGGTTTGAATGGGAACAGGAAAACGAGGCATAGCGATGCTATGCCTCGAATGTTTCCTGTTTTGGATCGCTGCGCCGCAGCGGGATGCGGACTGGACTGCTGGTGCCGGTCGGGCCTCTGCCTGCTAGCTGCAGGTCTGCCACAGATATAGCTCGTTCCAGAGCTCGATGCGCGGCTGGCTGTACAGCCCCAGTGCCTGCGAGGCTTCGTCCAGTTCGACGACGCGTGAGGTCGGTCCGCTGGCGACCAGTTTCGCCCGCAGCAGGCCGCGATTGCCGATGCCGTACAGCACTTCGCGGCAGACCGAGACGCCGGCCTGGCTGGTGGCCTGGGCGACCAGCTCGGACAGCTGCCGTCGCCGCGTTTCCATGAAGCTCTCGCCGTAGCGCAGATCATTGCGCCATTCGCCGATGAATTTGTCGCCATTGGCCCAGAAGTAGGCGCCGTAGCCCTCGCGGCGGTCCTTCACGTACTGGCCTTCGAACCACTGGCCGGCCCACGGCGTCTGCTTGCCCCAGCTATAGCGGCCCCAGCCGTCGCGGTAGTCGTCGCGGAACTCGCCTTCGTAGACGTCACCGGTCTTGGTCCAGGTCTTGCGGCCCACGCCGTGCTTCTTGCCCTTGCTGAATTCGCCCTCATAGCTGGCCGAGCCGTTGGCGCTGCCATGGCCATCGGCCAGGCCGTCGCGGTCGCAACCGCCTTCGTAGCGGCCTTGCAGCTCCGGGTCCAGCACCCGGCATTTGCCGGTTTCGGCGGCCATGGCAGGGGCTGCCGACAGGGCCAGGGCCAGCAGGAATCGAGATTGAATGCGGATGATCATGGCAGATCCCAGTTCAGGCTGACGGAGCGCGCGCCGACTTGGATGGCCGGGTCATGCTTGTTGCGTTTGCGGTTCCATTCCCAGGTATAGCCGCCGATCACCATCCCCAGCGCGCTGCCGGCGACGACGTCGGAGAACCAGTGTTCGCGCGTGCGCAGGCGGGCGTACTGCGTCAGGCCCGGCAGCACGTACAGCGCGGGCATGTCGTATTCCTGGGCGAATGGCGTCACCACGGCGGTCGCGACCGCGACGTGGCTGGAGGGGAAGCTGTGGCGCGACTGCATCTTCGAGAAATTGTCGAAGTCGCCGTTGCCGCGGCCGGAATTGGGGCGCGACCGGCCGACCGCCCATTTGCCCGCTTCCGCCGCCACGCCGGTGGTCACGCCGGCCAGCAGCGCCGAGTAGGCGGTGGTGGACAGGCGATCGTCGCCTTCGTAGGCCGCCAGCCCGCCCGACAGTGCCAGCCCGGCCCAAGGCAGGGCATTGCCGATGTCGATGAGCTTCTGCTCGCGCTTGCCGGGCGCATCGCGGCCCATTCGGCGCTCGACGCGGTTGTCCAGCCGGCTGGCCAGCCAGACGGCGCCGGTGGCCGCCAGAGCCTTCTTGACGCCGCTGGCGCTGAAGGCGTCGGATACGCCGCGGCCGACCAGGTTGCCGAAATCTCCCAGCGGCCGGCGGCGCAATATGGTTTCCGGCGGCCGCATCGGATAGTCGTCGTCGAGATCGCCCAGCGCGGTCAGGCCGTCGCGATCCTCGATGCTGCGGATGAAGCGCGCGGCGAAGCTGTAGAGGTCTCCCGGCGAGGCGACCATCTGGCCGACGTCGCGGGTCCACGGCGAGATGCCGTAGCTGCCGACCACGGAGGTGTCCTTGGTCAGCATGATGTTGAGCGGCACCGACATGTAGATGCCCTTGTCCCGGTAGGGATGGGCGACCGAACCCGGCGAGGTCGTGTCGTTGCCGTTGGTGATCGTGTACCAGGCGCCCATTTCCACGCCCGAGCCGAAGCGGCGCGCCAGTTCGAAGCGGGCGCCCTCGTCGCCGGCCAGGAAGCGCCCGGCACGCACGGTGGCGACGAGGCCCTGGCTCGGCATGCGGTAGTGCAGCGAGGCGATGGCCGTCGTGGTTTCGTAGTCGCGGAAGCGGAAGTCGCCGCGGGTGCCGCGCTGGCGCACGCGGTCGAGCGCCACGTCGAAAGCGAACGGGTGGCCGGCCGGCTGATACAGGACCTGGCCGCCGGCGCCGCCGAACATTTCCTCGTAGAGACCGACGCTGGCCCGGCCGTACAGGCCCGCGCCCAGATGGTAGTACTGATTAAGCAGGGCACGCTCGAGCGTGACCTTGCCGTCCCGCTTGTATTCGGCGACGTCGGAACGGACGTGCGGCAGGCGGCTGTTCGAATCCTGCGAGACGCTCGAGACGTTTTCGAGGACCGAGGCGGAAACCGAGGTCTCGAAGAAGGTCTGCTTGGCGAGCCGGAGATTGATGCCCGACTGCAGGTAGAGATCGTATTTCAGGACGCCGCTCGGATCGTTGAAATAGAAGCCGACCTTGGGGGCGATCCGCAGTTTGCTGAGGCCTAGATCCTCCACCGCAAACTGGCCCAGTTCGCCGGCGTTGTCGCCCAGCTGGAAGTCGGCGCGATAGCGCTCGTTCGACAGCTCGGTCAGCACCTCGGCCATTTCGTCCTGGCTGACCTGGTCGTTCGGCGAGGCGTAGCGGACCGTGACGGTCTGGGCCAGGCGCTCGCGCGACAGCGTCCCGTTGAAATAGCTGGCCAGCGCATCGGTATCGGTGAATTGGTAGGTCAGTACGCCGCTTCCGCTCTGCTCCAGCGTGACGGTGATCTGGCGCGTGCCGAACGGCACGTAGGCCAGCGCGATGCGCGCGGCCCGGCCGGCCGCCCGGCTCGGCTTGGCGATGCGGGTATTGGCGAGGTTGAGCTGCAGGGCATTGCCCTGCAAGCTGAAGCGGATGTCGCGGAAGTCCTGTCCGTCGAGCGCGCGCAGCAGGTTCCGCCGGTATTGGGGATTTTCGCGCCATTGCTGTTCGGTCGGACGCGGCGGCAACATGACGAGCGGCGCAGGCTCGTCGATCTTTGGAATGAATTCTTTCTTGTTGAGCGGGATGGACAGGTAGGCGTTGGCCGAGATCGTCCCATCGGTCAGGCGGCCGACCTGGCCGTTCAACCAGCCCCATTGATATTCCACGCCGATATTGGCGCCCTTTTTGCGCTTGTCCACGCCGCTCTTGTCGGCGTATTGATCCTTGCTGTAATCGTTCGCGTCGTATTCGCCGACGAACGAGAAACCCGGCAAAAAGGACGGTCGGTAGCGGATCCCGCCGAATGCACCATCGATGCGCTTGCGGCCATAACCCAGCGTTACGTCGACCGGGCCCAGCTGCTTGCTCGCCACGAGGTATTGCGAGCTGAACAGGCCGGTGCCTTCGAAGTCGTCGATGCCGACGGCGAGGGCCGGCAGGTAGCGGTCTTCCGGGCTCAGCAGCAGTTTCCCTGCGAAGGCTTTGTCGCCCGCATCGCCGTAGCCCTGTTCCAGCCAGGTCAATCCGCCGAATCGCGTGAAGCGGGCACTGCCCTCGAGCCAGGGGGTGACGGAAATGCTGCTCCAGCCGGCACGGTACGGTTTCTGGAAATCCATCCCCAAGCGCCAGGTCCCGTCGGCGCCGATGCGGGCGTCGGGCATCTGGATCATGCCGCTTTGACCGCTCAGATTGCTATTGGCTTGTGCGAACAGACTGCTGATCAACAAGGGCAGGGCAAGGACGCCGAAGGAGCGGTTTCGCATCGTGAACGTGGCGCTATCAAATTTGGATTGGGTGCGGGCACAAAAAAGAAATAGCCACGGCGACGTGGCTATTTCGACGTACAGCTGGCAACCACTAGGAATTAGTGGTGGCTAGGCGTGACGTGCGACGACGGCGTGTCGTTGTTGCTGGACGTGGCGGCGACGGCCACAGCGGTCGTCAGGCCAACGGTGATCAGCGTGGTGGTGGTCACGGCAGCAGCCGAGCTGCCGGCGACAGCGGCGCCACCGGTCGAAGCACCACCGGCGCCGGTGGTGGCGGCGCCGGCTTCTTCAGCGGCGAAAGCCGACGACATGGCCGCGGCCAGCACTGCGGCGATAAACAGTTTCGATTTCATGAAATCCTCACTTTCCAAGGGAAATGGGTTTGAGACGTCCCGTCAGCATGTTAGCCAGCCTCACCCTCGCCAGGCAACCGCTTTGTGGCTCGAACGGCGCGGATTGTGCGTTTGCACGGAATTTTGACACAGCAGGCCGGGACGGTTCATCGCCGGTCGGGACATTTCATGCCGTAGCACAGATTCGCTTTATGCGATTCCGATGTTGCAGCGCGATGAATCACCGTTGCGGGTGAATATGAGCCGATCCCGGCTCACCGATCGCGCCGCTTGGCGAACCAGATGCCGACGAGGATCAGTCCGGCACCGCAGAACTGCAGCGGCGCGATGCGCTCGTCGAACAGCAGCCAGGCGGCCAGCGTGGCGACCGCCGGCTGGCACATCAGGCCCAGCGCGGCGACGTGGGCTGAGACGTGGCCGATGCCGTAGGCGATCAGCGTCTGGCCGCCGACCTGGGTGACCAGCGCCAGGCCGATCAGCACCAGCCAGGCGTCGAGGCCGGCCGGCATCAGCACCTCGCCGCGGGCGGCGGCGATCGCCAGCATGATCAGCGCCGACAACGCGCTGCTCTGCGCCATCAGCCGGGCGACCGGGACGTCGCGGCGGACCGACTTGAGCGTGAGCAGGTAGCCGCAATAGAAGGCCGCGGCCAGCGTGGCCAGCAGGTCGCCGGCGAAACGCTGCGGCGCCAGCGCGAAGTTCTCGCCGGTCAGCAGCACCACGCCGAGCAGCGTGATGGCGAAGCTCTGCGCGAAGCTCGGCGAGATCGCCTCCTTCCACAGCAGCCAGCCCAGCAGCGGTACGCAGAACACCGGAACGCAGTTGGTGAGCAGGGTGGCGTTGGCCACCGTGGTGATGTGCAGCGACAGGTGCCAGACGGTGAGGTCGAGCGCGAAGAACAGCGCGGTCAGCGCGATGCCGCCATGCCGGCGCGGCCCGCCCGGCGCCGGCCCGTGCAGGCTCATCAGCCAGAGGATGGGCGTGGCCAGCAGCATGCGCCAGAAGCCGGTGGCGACCGGCCCGACCTCGGACAGCCGCACGAAGATCCCGGCGAAGCCGATGCAGGCCGCGCCGAGCAGGAAGGCGGGGAAGGCGAAGCGGGTTGGCTGCATGAGCATGGGCTGCGGTCGTCGGGCCTCGATTCTAGTCCTTCGTCCTGTAGCGGATGCTTATATTGCGTGAGGCGTGAGGCGTGAGGCGTGAGGCGTGAGGCGTGAGGCGTGAGGCGTGAGGCGTGAGGCGTGAGGCGTGAGGCGAGGCATGCGTGTGGGCGGCGTCCGGACAGTCCTGCCCCAGCCTCCTCGCGCTGTGCATGAACGTCAGGCGGCTCGCGCTTTAGACTCGTGCGCATTCGTCCACCCGCCGGAGACCCCCATGCGCCTCGCCGAGATCCATATCCACCCGCTCAAATCCTGCCGCGCCAACCTGGTCGAGCAGGCGCTGGTCGAGCCGATGGGGCTGCAGCACGACCGCCGCTGGATGCTCGGCGATGGCGCCGGCGGCTTCCTGACCGGGCGTCAGCATCCGCGCATGGTGCTGATCGAGGTCGCCGCCGATGCGGTCGGCGCCACCTTCCGCGCGCCGGGCATGCCGGACCTGCGGGTCGAGGTGGCGGAGCTCGGCGAGCGCGAGTCGGTGAAGGTCTGGCGCAGCCAGTTCGATGCGCGCGCCGGCCAGGTCGAGGCGGATTTCTGGTTCTCCGACTACCTCGGCACCAACTGCCGCCTGCACTACGTCGGCCCGGAGACCACGCGGCGGACCAACGCGGTGCCCGAGGTGCCGGTCGGCTTCGCCGACGGCTATCCGCTGCTGCTGATCGGCACGGCCTCGCTGGCCGACCTGAACGGCCGGCTCGAGCGGCCGGTGACGATGCGGCATTTCCGCCCCAACCTGGTGGTCGAGACGGCCGTGCCCTACGAGGAAGACGGCTGGAGCCGGATCCGCGTCGGCGAGGTGCTGTTCGAGAACGTCAAGCCCTGCGGCCGCTGCATCTTCACCACGGTCGACCCCGAGACGGCCGAGCTGGACCCGGCGCGCCAGCCGCTCGAGACGCTCAACGGCTACCGGATCGGCGAGCAGGGTACCGAGTTCGGCATCAACCTGGTGGCGCGCGGCCTGGGCACGGTACGGGTCGGCGATGCGGTGGTGCCGGGCGGCTAGCGCCGTCGGCCCGGCTCGTTACGCTGCGGCTCGGCCTGCTTGGTCGAAGAAGGCCAGCAGGCAGCGCGGCAGCCAGTCGATCCGGCCCGGGAACGGGCCTTCGACGAAGCCGACGTGGCCGCCGCGGGCGGTCTGCACCAGCGTCACCTGGGGGCTGACTTCATCCGGGGCGGGCAGGGCTGCGGCCGGCAGGAAGGGATCGTTGCGCGCGTTGATCACCAGTGTCGGCAGCGTGATGCGGGCGAGCCAGGGCTTGCTGCTCGAGCGGCGCCAGTAGTCGGCGGCGCCCTCGAAGCCGTGCAGCGGCGCGGTGACGCGCTCGTCGAAGTCGCGGAAGGTGCGCGCGGCGGCGATCTCGGCCGGCGAGACGCCGAGGAAAGCCAGTTCCTGGCCGAAGTCGGCCAGCTGGGCCAGCGTCTTGGGCCGCAGCGTACGCAGGAATTCGCGCGTGTAGATGGCCTTGTTCAGGCCGCGGTCGAGCACCTTGCCGGCCGCTGTCAGGTCGAGCGGCGCGGAGATCACCGCTGCGCCGGCGACGATCGCATTGGCCGCTTCGGCCTGTTCCCCCAGCCACTTGGCCAGCGCATTGCCGCCGAGCGAGACGCCGGCGGCGTAGAGCGGCCCGCCGTGCGCCTGGCGGAAGCGGCGCAGGATCCAGTCGACCTCGGCCGAGTCGCCGGCATGGTAGGCGCGCGGCTTGCGGTTGCGATGGCCGCCGCAGCCGCGGAAATGCGCCACCGCGCCGCGCCAGCCGCGCGCAGCCAGCGCATGCATCAGCGCGCCGGCGTAGTGGCTGGCCGAGCTGCCTTCGAGACCATGGAAATGCACCACCAGCGGCGCGTCGCTTGCGGCATCGGCCAGCAGCCAGTCGATCGCGATCTCGTCGCCGTCGGGCGTGTTCCAGACTTCGCGCCGATACGGCGGCGGCGGCCGCTTGAGGGCGAGCGCGGGGTAGATCGTCTCGGCATGGGCGCCGACGAGCCAGCGCGGCGGGCGATAGGGCGGCAAGGTAGACATGACAGCGGATTGTAAGCCGTTGTGCCGCTTGATGCTGCGGTGCGGCAAATTTGCCAATGAAAACAATTCTCATTAAAATGAGAATTCCTCGCAATCGCATTTTCATTCCAATTACAAACCGGGCATGCGCCTCAACACGATATTCAACCGGAGCACCGCTCCGCTGGTGCTGGTCTGCTGCGCGCACGCGGCCGCGCTCGGCGCGCTGGCGCTGGGCATGACCCGGCCCGAGCCGATCAAGCCGCCCCAGGTGATCACTGCGGTGGTCCTGCCGCCCGAGCCGTTGCCGATCGTGGCGCCGCCGAGCGAGGAGAAGCCGGTGCCGCCCAAGCCGCAGCCGGTGCAGCGGCCCAAGCCGCAGCCCGTGCCGCTGCCGCCGATCAAGAACGCGCCACCGTCGCCCAACGCGATCAGCACGCCGCCGGTCGAGCCGGTGCCGCCGGCCCCGGTCGAGGTGGCCAAGGCCGAGCCGGCACCGCCGCCCGCGCCGCCGGCCCCGGTGTCGCCGCCGCGCAGCGACGCGGCCCACCTGAACAATCCGGCGCCGGTCTACCCGGGCCTGTCGCGCAAGCTGGGCGAGGAGGGCGTGGTGCTGCTGTCGGTCTACATCCTGGCCGACGGCAGCGTGGGCGAGATCAAGCTCAAGCAGTCCAGCGGCTTCGGCCGGCTCGACGACTCGGCTCTGAGCGCGGTCAAGCGCTGGAAATTCGTACCGGCGCGCCAGGGCGACAAGACCCTGGCGGTCTGGCACACGCAGCCGGTGAAGTTCTCGCTGGAAAGTTGACGGTTTCGCCCCGTACGCCGCGGCGGCGGCCGTGCGGGGATTCATCAGCATCAGGGAAGGCATCGAAACAATGGATCAGCATCAGTTCAGCCTGGCCGGCATGTGGGCCCAGGGCGATTTCGTGACTCGCAGCGTGGCCGTGGCCCTGCTGCTGATGTCGATCGCGTCGTGGTACGTGATCGTGACGCGCGCGCTGCGCCAGATGCGGCAGCGCCGCATGGCCCATACCGCGACCACCGAGTTCTGGCACGCCCAGTCGTTCAGCGAGGGCCTGCACCTGCTGGACGGCAGCCGCGACGACAACCCGTT is a genomic window of Chitinimonas koreensis containing:
- a CDS encoding YjbH domain-containing protein; translated protein: MIQMPDARIGADGTWRLGMDFQKPYRAGWSSISVTPWLEGSARFTRFGGLTWLEQGYGDAGDKAFAGKLLLSPEDRYLPALAVGIDDFEGTGLFSSQYLVASKQLGPVDVTLGYGRKRIDGAFGGIRYRPSFLPGFSFVGEYDANDYSKDQYADKSGVDKRKKGANIGVEYQWGWLNGQVGRLTDGTISANAYLSIPLNKKEFIPKIDEPAPLVMLPPRPTEQQWRENPQYRRNLLRALDGQDFRDIRFSLQGNALQLNLANTRIAKPSRAAGRAARIALAYVPFGTRQITVTLEQSGSGVLTYQFTDTDALASYFNGTLSRERLAQTVTVRYASPNDQVSQDEMAEVLTELSNERYRADFQLGDNAGELGQFAVEDLGLSKLRIAPKVGFYFNDPSGVLKYDLYLQSGINLRLAKQTFFETSVSASVLENVSSVSQDSNSRLPHVRSDVAEYKRDGKVTLERALLNQYYHLGAGLYGRASVGLYEEMFGGAGGQVLYQPAGHPFAFDVALDRVRQRGTRGDFRFRDYETTTAIASLHYRMPSQGLVATVRAGRFLAGDEGARFELARRFGSGVEMGAWYTITNGNDTTSPGSVAHPYRDKGIYMSVPLNIMLTKDTSVVGSYGISPWTRDVGQMVASPGDLYSFAARFIRSIEDRDGLTALGDLDDDYPMRPPETILRRRPLGDFGNLVGRGVSDAFSASGVKKALAATGAVWLASRLDNRVERRMGRDAPGKREQKLIDIGNALPWAGLALSGGLAAYEGDDRLSTTAYSALLAGVTTGVAAEAGKWAVGRSRPNSGRGNGDFDNFSKMQSRHSFPSSHVAVATAVVTPFAQEYDMPALYVLPGLTQYARLRTREHWFSDVVAGSALGMVIGGYTWEWNRKRNKHDPAIQVGARSVSLNWDLP
- a CDS encoding DMT family transporter, whose protein sequence is MLMQPTRFAFPAFLLGAACIGFAGIFVRLSEVGPVATGFWRMLLATPILWLMSLHGPAPGGPRRHGGIALTALFFALDLTVWHLSLHITTVANATLLTNCVPVFCVPLLGWLLWKEAISPSFAQSFAITLLGVVLLTGENFALAPQRFAGDLLATLAAAFYCGYLLTLKSVRRDVPVARLMAQSSALSALIMLAIAAARGEVLMPAGLDAWLVLIGLALVTQVGGQTLIAYGIGHVSAHVAALGLMCQPAVATLAAWLLFDERIAPLQFCGAGLILVGIWFAKRRDR
- a CDS encoding MOSC domain-containing protein, whose protein sequence is MRLAEIHIHPLKSCRANLVEQALVEPMGLQHDRRWMLGDGAGGFLTGRQHPRMVLIEVAADAVGATFRAPGMPDLRVEVAELGERESVKVWRSQFDARAGQVEADFWFSDYLGTNCRLHYVGPETTRRTNAVPEVPVGFADGYPLLLIGTASLADLNGRLERPVTMRHFRPNLVVETAVPYEEDGWSRIRVGEVLFENVKPCGRCIFTTVDPETAELDPARQPLETLNGYRIGEQGTEFGINLVARGLGTVRVGDAVVPGG
- a CDS encoding YheT family hydrolase, with the translated sequence MSTLPPYRPPRWLVGAHAETIYPALALKRPPPPYRREVWNTPDGDEIAIDWLLADAASDAPLVVHFHGLEGSSASHYAGALMHALAARGWRGAVAHFRGCGGHRNRKPRAYHAGDSAEVDWILRRFRQAHGGPLYAAGVSLGGNALAKWLGEQAEAANAIVAGAAVISAPLDLTAAGKVLDRGLNKAIYTREFLRTLRPKTLAQLADFGQELAFLGVSPAEIAAARTFRDFDERVTAPLHGFEGAADYWRRSSSKPWLARITLPTLVINARNDPFLPAAALPAPDEVSPQVTLVQTARGGHVGFVEGPFPGRIDWLPRCLLAFFDQAGRAAA
- a CDS encoding energy transducer TonB — protein: MRLNTIFNRSTAPLVLVCCAHAAALGALALGMTRPEPIKPPQVITAVVLPPEPLPIVAPPSEEKPVPPKPQPVQRPKPQPVPLPPIKNAPPSPNAISTPPVEPVPPAPVEVAKAEPAPPPAPPAPVSPPRSDAAHLNNPAPVYPGLSRKLGEEGVVLLSVYILADGSVGEIKLKQSSGFGRLDDSALSAVKRWKFVPARQGDKTLAVWHTQPVKFSLES